One genomic region from Euleptes europaea isolate rEulEur1 chromosome 6, rEulEur1.hap1, whole genome shotgun sequence encodes:
- the SLC25A29 gene encoding mitochondrial basic amino acids transporter isoform X2 yields the protein MMGLTFINAVVFGVQGNTIRFLGNDTPLNQFLAGSAAGAIQCVICCPMELAKTRMQLQGTGEYRLKSKNYKNSLDCLVKIYRKEGLRGINRGMVSTFLRETPSFGFYFLTYDYLTRYLGCEAEDSYIIPKLLLAGGMSGIVSWLSTYPVDVIKSRLQADGIGGVVQYKGILDCVRKSYHSEGWRVFTRGLTSTLLRAFPVNATTFATVTVFLMYMRSEDRQLRGDLSGCEAGPAIQQPSSF from the coding sequence ATGATGGGACTTACCTTCATTAACGCCGTCGTGTTCGGCGTTCAAGGAAACACAATCCGTTTTCTGGGAAATGATACGCCGTTAAATCAGTTCCTTGCGGGGTCAGCTGCGGGCGCCATTCAGTGTGTGATCTGCTGCCCCATGGAGCTGGCAAAGACCCGCATGCAGCTACAAGGAACCGGCGAATACCGGCTGAAGTCTAAGAACTACAAAAATTCCCTGGACTGCCTGGTGAAGATCTACCGAAAGGAAGGCTTGAGGGGCATCAACAGGGGCATGGTTTCCACATTCCTGAGGGAGACGCCCAGTTTTGGGTTTTACTTCCTGACCTACGACTACCTGACCAGGTATCTGGGTTGCGAGGCGGAGGACAGTTACATTATACCCAAGTTGCTGCTGGCAGGAGGCATGTCTGGAATTGTCTCCTGGCTGTCGACGTACCCTGTGGACGTGATCAAGTCTCGCCTTCAGGCCGATGGCATCGGCGGGGTGGTGCAGTACAAGGGCATTCTGGACTGCGTTCGGAAAAGCTACCACAGCGAAGGCTGGAGAGTATTCACCCGGGGGCTGACGTCCACGCTTCTTCGTGCCTTCCCTGTTAATGCCACAACGTTCGCTACTGTTACAGTGTTCCTTATGTATATGAGGTCAGAAGATAGGCAGCTGAGAGGGGATCTAAGTGGATGTGAAGCGGGCCCGGCGATCCAGCAGCCTTCAAGCTTTTAG